A stretch of Acidimicrobiales bacterium DNA encodes these proteins:
- a CDS encoding alpha-amylase family glycosyl hydrolase — MERPARDRARWTEHDAWLIAYPDHFGAGGVRAVAEVVDRLAPTLNGVHILPFHPSSGDGGFSVEDYAVIDRAFGEWRDLADLGARHRLMVDAVINHVSCRSEWFRAWLAGEPAVDGFFRVVPAASDLGAVVRPRAGAPVASFERGGTAVDVWATFSADQVDLDYRSPAVLLAVVDVLLRYVVAGADAIRLDAIAYLWKDPARPSIHERETHALVAVIRSILDDIDPSLVLITETNVPHADNVSYFGSAAEPEADAVYQFTLAPVVLHAALTGDVAPLRSWAAELERPAGATFVNFLASHDGVGVRPARGWLDDDQIEALARSCRAVGGVVNEAESGSGPEPYELAATWRALCGHGVDDTTARARVVATHAVMFALAGVPLVYAPSLAGSPNDTARYASSGHGRDLNRGRFASPADFLGEVSSFGSPLVAMLDRRRSCPAFHPDADQTIHPRSDAAIVIERRAGSSRALVAVNFGPQAATVEIGDGWCDSAGVVLDSTVSVDPLAVVWLVSDS; from the coding sequence GTGGAGCGGCCGGCCCGGGACCGGGCGCGCTGGACCGAGCACGATGCCTGGCTGATCGCTTACCCCGATCACTTCGGGGCCGGCGGTGTCCGCGCGGTCGCCGAGGTGGTGGACCGGTTGGCGCCGACCCTCAACGGCGTCCACATCCTGCCCTTCCATCCGTCCTCGGGCGACGGCGGTTTCAGCGTGGAGGACTACGCCGTCATCGACCGGGCGTTCGGGGAGTGGCGCGACCTCGCCGATCTCGGCGCCCGGCACCGGCTGATGGTGGATGCGGTGATCAACCACGTCTCGTGCCGTAGTGAGTGGTTCCGGGCCTGGCTCGCCGGGGAGCCGGCCGTCGACGGGTTCTTCCGCGTGGTGCCGGCGGCCTCCGATCTCGGCGCCGTCGTTCGGCCTCGCGCCGGCGCGCCGGTTGCCTCTTTCGAGCGAGGGGGTACGGCGGTCGATGTGTGGGCGACCTTCAGCGCCGACCAGGTCGACCTCGACTATCGCAGCCCGGCGGTCCTGCTGGCGGTCGTCGACGTCCTGCTGCGTTATGTCGTCGCGGGCGCCGACGCCATCCGGCTCGACGCGATCGCCTACCTCTGGAAGGACCCGGCCCGGCCGTCGATCCACGAACGCGAGACCCACGCCCTCGTCGCGGTGATCCGCAGCATCCTCGACGACATCGACCCGTCGCTCGTGTTGATCACGGAGACGAACGTTCCCCATGCCGACAACGTGTCCTACTTCGGCTCGGCCGCGGAGCCGGAGGCCGACGCGGTCTACCAGTTCACGCTGGCTCCGGTGGTGCTGCATGCCGCCCTCACCGGCGATGTCGCCCCCCTGCGGTCGTGGGCGGCAGAACTCGAGCGCCCGGCCGGCGCGACCTTCGTGAACTTCCTGGCGAGCCATGACGGCGTCGGCGTGCGCCCCGCCCGTGGGTGGCTCGACGACGACCAGATCGAGGCGCTCGCCCGGAGCTGTCGCGCCGTTGGTGGCGTGGTCAACGAGGCGGAGTCCGGCAGTGGTCCCGAGCCCTACGAGCTCGCGGCGACCTGGCGAGCGCTGTGCGGGCACGGGGTGGACGACACGACGGCGCGGGCCCGGGTCGTGGCGACCCATGCGGTGATGTTCGCCCTCGCCGGCGTGCCGCTCGTCTACGCCCCATCGCTCGCGGGCTCGCCGAACGACACGGCTCGCTACGCCTCCTCCGGCCACGGGCGGGATCTCAACCGGGGCCGGTTCGCCTCACCGGCGGACTTCCTCGGTGAGGTGTCGTCGTTCGGGTCACCCCTCGTCGCCATGCTCGACCGGCGACGGTCCTGCCCCGCGTTTCATCCCGACGCGGACCAGACGATCCATCCGCGAAGCGACGCCGCGATCGTGATCGAGCGTCGGGCCGGATCGTCTCGAGCGCTGGTGGCGGTGAACTTCGGGCCGCAGGCCGCGACGGTGGAGATCGGCGATGGGTGGTGTGATTCCGCCGGTGTGGTCCTCGACTCCACCGTCTCCGTGGATCCGCTCGCGGTCGTGTGGCTTGTGTCCGATTCCTGA
- a CDS encoding UPF0182 family protein: MRAADDLPRREPGAGSGRGRVIAVVAVIVLIVLATSLSGLAGFYTDYLWFESLGQSAVWRRVLGAKVVLTLIFGGIFFVFMWLNLFLTDRAAPTFRPAGPEEELLARYHDVVAGRKGLVRTGVSLLFALIAAAGVSSEWETWLLFTNRQDFGIEDPQFGQDIGFYVFQLPFLTFVVSWAFAAFVIIFILTAVSHYLNGSIRITAVAGSRATPNVKVHLSAILAVLALIKAADYWLDRYQLTLSDRGVVDGALYTDVNAQLPAIYLLIAISLSAVVLLVINLRLRGWTMPVLAVGLWAFTAIVVGGIYPAFVQRFQVEPNETTREAEFVARNIEATNFAFGLDTIQPVDFTYTEELTAEQLREHGDAVANARLLDPVAVHPTFEREQAEREFYRFVGEELFDPGRRAGADPQLYLDTDRYEIDGELRQVVVGARELDLGGGLSWERQHVRLTHGYGIAMATADSTTSSGSPDFVVAGLPTTSDESIDIEIENPQIYHGEDLGGYALVATTVDEIDYVDSVTGTDVPYLYTGTGGVEMSSFLRKAAFALRFREIDPLISNFVDDGTRIIYNRDVHNRVEALAPFLDFDADAYPVLVDGRIFYVIDGYTTSDRFPYSESSDNGRLRDGGLAGADFNYVRNSVKAVVDAYDGTVSFYVMPIDDPIIRAWQGAFPNLFSDFEEMPEALRDHLRYPQDLFRVQTNMYARYQVNDPEALIIGTEAWAVSQDPGRSVRAGGTAETSVDDLGVETTREQRVNPYYTLMQLPGEEEDSFVTLRTFVPSSDDDTRKELEAFIVGETTADGRSRLVSYEMNSASVPGPVLVATSIGQNDEISALLTLLDANGSAVEFSDVLLIPIDDAILWVRSLYVAAEGTSVPTLESVIVSVGEGEQLAIGKTFREALENLFPGEQFDDLVAVPAGGELAPIIDPPPTNGDGDPPPDDGLPDTEAELLIEIDREFRAADEALAEDPPDRVAWAEAQDRIAELLDHFRSLNEPPEPVDPGEVDS; the protein is encoded by the coding sequence ATGCGCGCTGCTGATGATCTGCCCCGTCGCGAGCCTGGAGCCGGGAGCGGTCGCGGGCGAGTGATCGCCGTCGTCGCCGTGATCGTCCTGATCGTCCTGGCGACGTCGCTCTCGGGCCTCGCCGGCTTCTACACCGACTATCTGTGGTTCGAGTCGCTGGGCCAGTCGGCCGTCTGGCGGCGGGTGCTCGGCGCCAAGGTCGTCCTCACGCTGATCTTCGGCGGCATCTTCTTTGTGTTCATGTGGCTGAACCTCTTCCTCACGGACCGCGCCGCGCCGACCTTCCGCCCGGCCGGGCCCGAGGAGGAGCTGCTCGCCCGCTACCACGATGTGGTCGCCGGTCGGAAGGGACTCGTCCGCACGGGCGTGTCGTTGCTGTTCGCCCTGATCGCCGCCGCCGGCGTGTCGTCGGAGTGGGAGACCTGGCTGCTCTTCACCAACCGGCAGGACTTCGGCATCGAGGACCCGCAGTTCGGCCAGGACATCGGTTTCTACGTGTTCCAGCTCCCGTTCCTCACCTTCGTGGTGAGTTGGGCGTTCGCCGCGTTCGTGATCATCTTCATCCTGACCGCGGTGAGTCACTATCTGAACGGCTCGATCCGGATCACCGCGGTCGCCGGGAGCCGGGCGACGCCGAACGTGAAGGTCCACCTCTCGGCGATCCTCGCCGTGCTCGCCCTGATCAAGGCCGCCGACTACTGGTTGGACCGCTATCAGCTCACCCTGTCCGACCGCGGCGTCGTGGACGGTGCGCTCTACACGGACGTCAACGCCCAGCTTCCCGCGATCTACCTGCTGATCGCGATCTCCCTGTCCGCCGTGGTCCTGCTGGTCATCAACCTCCGCCTCCGGGGCTGGACGATGCCCGTGCTGGCCGTCGGGTTGTGGGCGTTCACCGCGATCGTCGTCGGCGGGATCTATCCCGCCTTCGTGCAGCGCTTCCAGGTCGAGCCGAACGAGACCACCCGCGAGGCCGAGTTCGTGGCCCGCAACATCGAGGCGACGAACTTCGCCTTCGGTCTGGACACCATCCAGCCCGTGGACTTCACCTACACCGAGGAGCTGACGGCCGAGCAGTTGCGCGAGCACGGTGACGCAGTCGCCAACGCGCGGCTGCTGGATCCCGTCGCCGTGCACCCGACGTTCGAGCGCGAGCAGGCCGAGCGGGAGTTCTACCGCTTCGTCGGCGAGGAGCTGTTCGATCCGGGTCGTCGCGCCGGCGCGGATCCCCAGCTCTACCTCGACACCGACCGCTACGAGATCGACGGCGAGCTCCGTCAGGTCGTCGTCGGCGCCCGCGAGCTCGACCTCGGCGGGGGGTTGAGCTGGGAGCGCCAGCACGTGCGGCTGACCCACGGTTACGGCATCGCGATGGCGACCGCCGACTCGACCACGAGCTCCGGATCCCCGGACTTCGTGGTGGCCGGTCTCCCCACGACGTCCGACGAGTCGATCGACATCGAGATCGAGAACCCGCAGATCTACCACGGTGAGGATCTCGGCGGCTACGCCCTCGTCGCCACGACGGTCGACGAGATCGACTATGTCGACTCGGTCACCGGCACCGACGTGCCCTACCTCTACACCGGCACCGGCGGCGTCGAGATGAGTTCGTTCCTCCGCAAGGCGGCGTTCGCACTCCGCTTCCGCGAGATCGACCCGCTCATCTCCAACTTCGTGGATGACGGCACCCGCATCATCTACAACCGCGACGTCCACAACCGGGTGGAGGCGCTCGCCCCCTTCCTCGACTTCGATGCCGATGCGTATCCGGTGCTCGTCGACGGCCGCATCTTCTACGTCATCGACGGCTACACCACGTCGGACCGCTTCCCCTACAGCGAGAGCAGCGACAACGGACGTCTCCGTGACGGCGGACTCGCCGGTGCGGACTTCAACTATGTCCGCAACTCCGTGAAGGCCGTGGTCGACGCCTACGACGGCACCGTCTCGTTCTACGTCATGCCGATCGACGATCCGATCATCCGGGCGTGGCAGGGCGCGTTCCCGAATCTGTTCTCCGATTTCGAGGAGATGCCCGAGGCGCTGCGCGACCACCTGCGCTACCCACAGGACCTGTTCCGGGTCCAGACCAACATGTACGCCCGGTACCAGGTCAACGATCCCGAGGCGCTCATCATCGGCACCGAGGCGTGGGCGGTCTCGCAGGACCCGGGCCGTTCGGTGCGCGCCGGCGGCACGGCCGAGACGAGCGTCGACGATCTCGGGGTGGAGACCACCCGCGAGCAGCGCGTCAACCCCTACTACACCCTGATGCAGCTTCCCGGGGAGGAGGAGGACTCGTTCGTCACGCTGCGCACGTTCGTGCCGTCGTCCGACGACGACACCCGCAAGGAGCTCGAAGCCTTCATCGTGGGCGAGACGACCGCCGATGGACGGTCGCGCCTCGTCAGCTACGAGATGAATTCCGCGTCCGTGCCCGGTCCGGTCCTGGTGGCCACCAGCATCGGCCAGAACGACGAGATCTCCGCGCTCCTGACGCTGCTCGACGCCAACGGGTCGGCCGTCGAGTTCAGCGACGTCCTGCTCATCCCGATCGACGATGCCATCCTCTGGGTGCGGTCGCTCTACGTCGCAGCCGAGGGCACCAGCGTGCCGACGCTCGAGAGCGTCATCGTGTCGGTGGGTGAGGGCGAGCAGCTCGCGATCGGCAAAACGTTCCGGGAAGCGCTCGAGAACCTCTTCCCGGGCGAGCAGTTCGACGATCTCGTCGCCGTCCCGGCCGGGGGTGAGCTGGCTCCGATCATCGATCCGCCCCCGACCAACGGTGACGGCGATCCGCCGCCCGACGACGGCCTGCCGGACACGGAGGCCGAGCTGCTGATCGAGATCGACAGGGAGTTCCGTGCCGCGGACGAGGCGCTCGCCGAGGACCCGCCGGACCGCGTCGCCTGGGCCGAGGCGCAGGATCGCATCGCCGAACTGCTCGACCACTTCCGTTCGCTGAACGAGCCGCCCGAGCCGGTCGATCCCGGCGAGGTCGACAGCTGA
- a CDS encoding S16 family serine protease — protein MLPPPDAPDARADRRRPRWLTRSGTAVLVLVCLVALSFVVPAQWLGRVVPGHAMIDDPTVAQKPGSARATNARVEISAADVDDPDGAILFTTVALDSTITVFDWLRSEFDDDIVLRPRVEVLGTRSIEENRERNLEMMRVSKDGAVVTALEYLGFDVIDETGVAFESVIDDGPAHEILEPGDVIVAIDGDPVTSVTSLLDILATKVPGDVGVITVDNIDTGEIRDAELTWGENPEREGAFIGIANVVPRQEELPLPFDVSIDSGNIGGPSAGLAFTLTIIDLLTEGDLTGGQNVAVTGTIEPGGNVGNVGGVGQKAAAAHEAGAVAFVVPVESVEIAEEHARDMPIIGVETLEEALDALASLGGDTTDLTLVSG, from the coding sequence ATGCTACCGCCGCCAGATGCCCCGGACGCGCGCGCCGACCGGCGCCGACCACGCTGGCTCACCCGGTCGGGCACCGCGGTGCTGGTCCTCGTCTGTCTGGTCGCGCTCTCGTTCGTGGTGCCGGCGCAATGGCTCGGCCGCGTGGTCCCCGGTCACGCGATGATCGACGATCCGACGGTCGCCCAGAAGCCGGGTTCGGCCCGTGCCACCAACGCCCGCGTCGAGATCAGTGCCGCCGATGTCGACGATCCGGACGGGGCGATCCTCTTCACCACGGTCGCGCTCGACAGCACGATCACCGTGTTCGACTGGTTGCGAAGTGAGTTCGACGACGACATCGTTCTGCGCCCTCGGGTCGAGGTGCTCGGGACCCGCAGCATCGAGGAGAACCGCGAGCGCAACCTCGAGATGATGCGGGTCTCCAAGGACGGCGCGGTCGTCACCGCCCTCGAGTATCTCGGTTTCGACGTCATCGACGAGACCGGTGTCGCCTTCGAATCCGTCATCGACGACGGACCGGCCCACGAGATCCTCGAACCGGGCGACGTGATCGTCGCGATCGACGGGGACCCGGTCACCAGCGTCACGTCGCTGCTCGACATACTCGCCACGAAGGTGCCGGGCGACGTGGGCGTCATCACCGTCGACAACATCGACACCGGCGAGATCCGTGATGCCGAGCTCACCTGGGGGGAGAACCCCGAACGGGAGGGCGCCTTCATCGGCATCGCCAATGTGGTCCCCCGCCAGGAGGAGCTGCCGCTTCCCTTCGACGTGTCGATCGACTCGGGGAACATCGGTGGCCCCTCGGCGGGACTGGCCTTCACGCTGACGATCATCGATCTCCTCACGGAGGGGGACCTCACCGGCGGGCAGAACGTGGCGGTGACCGGCACGATCGAACCGGGCGGCAACGTCGGCAACGTCGGCGGCGTCGGGCAGAAGGCAGCCGCCGCCCACGAGGCCGGAGCGGTGGCGTTCGTCGTGCCCGTCGAGTCCGTGGAGATCGCCGAGGAGCACGCGCGCGACATGCCGATCATCGGCGTCGAAACCCTGGAGGAGGCGCTGGATGCCCTCGCCTCGCTCGGTGGTGACACGACCGATCTCACGCTCGTCTCGGGCTGA
- a CDS encoding TauD/TfdA family dioxygenase has product MTLEITQLNGFFGAEVGGVDMADVDDATRDELRKAWLDHKVLVLRDQPISIEEHIAFGRLFGDLEVHPFTEGIEGYPEIVKLEAGGDSGKTFVAAGWHSDVTWRAEPSMGSILRGRIVPDVGGDTCFADATAAYDRLPDDIKEVVDDAFAIHDYARVFASRVDPAEVDEVRAKYPPQRHPVIRTHPETGARGIYTNIGFTSHIEDMEPDESRRILRRLERAMMDPSIQIRVSWRPDTFVMWDNRAVQHAATADFFPAHRVMERVTVIGDRPF; this is encoded by the coding sequence ATGACTCTCGAGATCACCCAACTGAACGGCTTCTTCGGCGCCGAGGTCGGCGGCGTCGACATGGCCGATGTGGACGATGCGACCCGTGACGAGCTGCGCAAGGCGTGGCTCGACCACAAGGTGCTCGTCCTGCGCGATCAACCCATCTCGATCGAGGAGCACATCGCGTTCGGGCGTCTGTTCGGCGACCTCGAGGTTCATCCGTTCACCGAGGGCATCGAGGGGTACCCCGAGATCGTGAAGCTCGAGGCCGGGGGCGACTCGGGGAAGACCTTCGTCGCCGCCGGCTGGCACTCCGACGTGACCTGGCGGGCCGAACCGTCGATGGGATCGATCCTGCGGGGCCGCATCGTGCCCGATGTGGGCGGCGACACCTGTTTCGCCGACGCGACGGCCGCCTACGACCGATTGCCCGACGACATCAAGGAGGTCGTCGACGACGCGTTCGCGATCCACGACTACGCCCGGGTGTTCGCCAGCCGGGTCGATCCGGCCGAGGTCGACGAGGTGCGGGCGAAGTACCCGCCCCAGCGCCATCCGGTCATCCGCACCCACCCCGAGACCGGTGCGCGCGGCATCTACACGAACATCGGGTTCACGTCCCACATCGAGGACATGGAGCCCGACGAGTCGCGTCGGATCCTGCGCCGTCTCGAACGGGCGATGATGGATCCCTCGATCCAGATCAGGGTGAGCTGGCGGCCCGACACGTTCGTGATGTGGGACAACCGGGCGGTTCAGCACGCTGCGACCGCCGACTTCTTCCCCGCTCACCGGGTGATGGAGCGGGTGACCGTCATCGGCGACCGGCCCTTCTGA
- a CDS encoding TauD/TfdA family dioxygenase, translated as MGIECQPVTGTLGAEVTGVDMANPTDTMIDELKKAWLDHKVLIVRDQHITTEEHIAFGRRFGELEIHPFATGRKDHPEIVKIKSTPESRYAASNWHSDVTWRQEPSMGSILRGVVIPPVGGDTTFADAAAAYRRLPEDVREEVDDLFAIHDFSNTFGRRMSPEDRAAKQKEFPPARHPVIRTHPDTGERSIYTNRSFVSHIEGVSEERSRELLDILERAIMNPSVQMRVRWEVDTFVFWDNRAVQHHAANDFWPEVRHVERVTIVGDKPF; from the coding sequence GTGGGAATTGAGTGTCAGCCGGTCACCGGCACCCTCGGCGCGGAGGTCACCGGCGTCGACATGGCGAACCCGACCGACACGATGATCGACGAGTTGAAGAAGGCGTGGCTCGACCACAAGGTCCTCATCGTGCGCGACCAGCACATCACGACCGAGGAACACATCGCGTTCGGACGCCGTTTCGGTGAACTCGAGATCCACCCGTTCGCGACGGGTCGCAAGGACCATCCCGAGATCGTCAAGATCAAGTCCACCCCCGAGAGCCGCTACGCCGCGTCCAACTGGCACTCGGACGTGACCTGGCGTCAGGAGCCCTCGATGGGGTCGATCCTGCGCGGGGTCGTCATCCCGCCCGTCGGAGGCGACACGACGTTCGCCGACGCGGCCGCCGCCTATCGCCGCCTGCCCGAGGACGTCCGCGAGGAGGTCGACGACCTGTTCGCCATCCACGACTTCAGCAACACGTTCGGCCGGCGCATGTCACCGGAGGACCGGGCCGCGAAGCAGAAGGAGTTCCCGCCCGCTCGCCATCCCGTCATCCGCACCCACCCGGACACCGGTGAGCGCTCGATCTACACCAACCGTTCGTTCGTGTCGCACATCGAGGGGGTCTCCGAGGAACGAAGCCGTGAGCTCCTCGACATCCTCGAGCGGGCGATCATGAACCCGAGCGTGCAGATGCGGGTTCGCTGGGAGGTCGACACCTTCGTGTTCTGGGACAATCGGGCGGTCCAGCATCACGCGGCCAACGACTTCTGGCCGGAGGTCCGCCACGTCGAGCGGGTCACGATCGTGGGCGACAAGCCCTTCTAG
- a CDS encoding FMN-binding glutamate synthase family protein, whose translation MPWWLWVLVIVGGALVLLALYDVTQKKHAILRNFPIVGHLRYLLERVGPELRQYIVTDNDEERPFSRDQRRWVYSSAKGENPYFGFGTDNRTEAVGYPTFRHSAFPIVAADRPLDASPDPLPGAKVIGARTGRAGAFRPASIVNISGMSFGSLSGPAIEALNRGAALAGCTHNTGEGGISDHHRKGGDLVFQIGTGLFGARDGDGRFSMDALLESIVDTPVRAIEIKLSQGAKPGLGGVLPAEKVSREISAARGVPVGVTVRSPSRHASFGDIAGLVDFVETIADATGLPVGIKSAVGDPGFWTDLADMMARDGRGPDFVAVDGGEGGTGAAPLVFSDHVALPFRDGFPVVFDAFAERGLHHDVVFVGAGKLGFVPDAAIALAMGVDLIAVGREAMLAVGCIQAQKCHTGHCPTGVATQQRRLVRGLDPTDKANRTAGYIRALRHDLLALSHAMGVEHPSLIRLDQIALRNAEGRMISGADALPVDPRWFDDERRERLAATLAA comes from the coding sequence ATGCCGTGGTGGCTCTGGGTTCTGGTGATCGTCGGTGGCGCGCTGGTGTTGCTCGCCCTGTACGACGTGACCCAGAAGAAGCACGCGATCCTGCGGAACTTCCCGATCGTCGGCCACCTTCGCTACCTGCTCGAGCGGGTCGGGCCCGAACTCCGGCAGTACATCGTCACCGACAACGACGAGGAACGTCCGTTCAGCCGCGATCAACGCCGCTGGGTCTACTCCTCGGCCAAGGGTGAGAACCCCTACTTCGGCTTCGGGACGGACAATCGCACCGAGGCGGTCGGCTACCCGACCTTCCGCCACAGCGCCTTCCCGATCGTGGCGGCGGACCGACCGCTCGATGCCTCGCCCGACCCGCTTCCCGGCGCCAAGGTGATCGGCGCCCGCACCGGTCGGGCGGGCGCGTTCCGGCCGGCATCGATCGTGAACATCTCGGGGATGAGTTTCGGCTCCCTCAGCGGCCCGGCGATCGAGGCGCTGAACCGGGGAGCCGCACTGGCGGGCTGCACGCACAACACGGGCGAGGGCGGCATCAGCGACCATCACCGCAAGGGCGGCGACCTCGTGTTCCAGATCGGCACCGGGCTCTTCGGCGCCCGCGACGGCGACGGACGATTCTCGATGGACGCGCTGCTCGAATCGATCGTGGACACACCGGTGCGAGCCATCGAGATCAAACTCAGTCAGGGCGCCAAGCCGGGGCTCGGCGGTGTGCTCCCCGCCGAGAAGGTGTCGCGGGAGATCAGCGCGGCGCGCGGCGTGCCGGTCGGGGTGACCGTCCGCAGCCCCAGCCGCCACGCCTCGTTCGGCGACATCGCCGGCCTCGTGGACTTCGTGGAGACGATCGCCGATGCCACCGGCCTCCCGGTCGGCATCAAGTCCGCCGTCGGCGATCCCGGCTTCTGGACGGACCTCGCCGACATGATGGCCCGCGACGGGCGGGGCCCGGACTTCGTCGCCGTCGACGGCGGCGAGGGCGGCACCGGTGCAGCGCCGCTGGTGTTCTCCGACCATGTCGCCCTGCCCTTCCGCGACGGCTTCCCGGTGGTCTTCGACGCGTTCGCCGAGCGAGGACTGCACCACGACGTCGTGTTCGTCGGCGCGGGGAAGCTGGGCTTCGTTCCCGACGCGGCGATCGCCCTGGCGATGGGCGTCGACCTGATCGCCGTCGGCCGCGAGGCGATGCTGGCGGTGGGCTGCATCCAGGCGCAGAAGTGCCACACCGGCCACTGCCCCACCGGGGTCGCCACCCAGCAGCGCCGCCTCGTCCGCGGCCTCGATCCCACGGACAAGGCCAACCGGACCGCCGGCTACATCCGCGCCCTACGCCACGACCTGCTGGCGCTGTCCCACGCCATGGGCGTCGAGCATCCGAGCCTCATCCGGCTGGACCAGATCGCGTTGCGCAACGCCGAGGGCAGGATGATCAGCGGGGCCGACGCCCTCCCCGTCGACCCACGCTGGTTCGACGACGAACGCCGCGAGCGTCTCGCCGCGACGCTGGCGGCCTGA
- a CDS encoding sulfurtransferase: MTFGPLVTADWLAEHLEDEDLAVIDVRWSVADGPKRADYEAGHIPGARFADLDVDLSSSPSPETGRHPLPAPIAFAEAIGRLGVGDITKVVVYDDAGGMIAARLWWMLDIIGRDVAVLDGGIDAWTGTLSTAKVAPSAATFTPRPWPVDHRIAIDALESVLGPDTVVLDARSPDRYAHGAEIDPRPGHVPGALSAPATDNLDGDGRWKSPRRLRLHYEEIGADGDNVIAYCGSGVTACADLLGRRLADLPPARLYVGSWSQWGSDPDRPATEGPRP, translated from the coding sequence ATGACCTTCGGACCCCTCGTCACTGCGGACTGGCTCGCCGAGCATCTCGAGGACGAGGACCTCGCCGTCATCGATGTGCGCTGGTCCGTCGCCGACGGACCCAAGCGGGCGGATTACGAGGCGGGCCACATCCCCGGCGCCCGGTTCGCCGATCTGGACGTCGACCTCTCCTCGTCGCCCTCACCGGAGACCGGCCGCCATCCGCTGCCGGCGCCGATCGCCTTCGCCGAGGCGATCGGACGTCTTGGCGTGGGCGACATCACGAAGGTCGTGGTCTACGACGACGCCGGCGGCATGATCGCAGCGCGGCTCTGGTGGATGCTCGACATCATCGGCCGCGACGTCGCCGTGCTCGACGGCGGCATCGATGCCTGGACCGGCACGCTCTCGACGGCAAAGGTCGCGCCCAGTGCCGCCACGTTCACCCCCCGGCCCTGGCCGGTCGACCACCGGATCGCGATCGACGCGCTCGAGTCCGTGCTCGGCCCGGACACCGTGGTGCTCGATGCCCGGTCGCCGGACCGCTACGCCCACGGTGCCGAGATCGACCCCCGCCCCGGCCACGTGCCCGGGGCGTTGAGCGCGCCCGCCACCGACAATCTCGACGGCGATGGTCGCTGGAAGTCGCCCCGTCGGCTCCGCCTGCACTACGAGGAGATCGGGGCCGACGGCGACAACGTGATCGCCTACTGCGGCAGCGGCGTCACCGCGTGCGCCGACCTGCTCGGTCGTCGTCTCGCGGACCTGCCCCCGGCTCGGCTCTACGTGGGCTCCTGGTCACAATGGGGGAGTGACCCCGACCGGCCGGCGACGGAGGGGCCCCGGCCCTAG
- a CDS encoding HEAT repeat domain-containing protein codes for MNDDARDRRRRAAVAGHTGDRATAEAAWDDADPRVRIAAMRSLDRLGDLRESVLGAALADPDPGVRIAALELAARRDGPPVRALLDDTEPMVVEAAAWALGERPGPDEATITALATVATDHDDPLVREAAVAALGAIGDVRGLEAILTATRDKPAVRRRAVLCLAPFEGPEVDAAFARAREDRDRQVRDAVDELLGPLD; via the coding sequence GTGAACGACGACGCCCGCGACCGCCGCCGCCGTGCCGCCGTTGCCGGCCACACCGGCGATCGCGCCACGGCCGAAGCCGCCTGGGACGACGCCGATCCGCGGGTGCGCATCGCCGCGATGCGGTCCCTCGACCGGCTGGGCGATCTGCGCGAGTCGGTGCTCGGCGCCGCCCTCGCGGATCCGGATCCGGGCGTCCGCATCGCCGCGCTGGAGCTCGCGGCCCGTCGCGACGGGCCGCCCGTGCGCGCCCTGCTCGACGACACCGAGCCGATGGTGGTCGAAGCCGCGGCGTGGGCCCTCGGCGAACGCCCCGGTCCGGACGAAGCCACGATCACCGCCCTGGCCACCGTGGCGACGGACCACGACGACCCGCTCGTGCGCGAAGCCGCGGTGGCGGCCCTCGGCGCCATCGGCGACGTACGCGGCCTCGAGGCGATCCTGACCGCGACCCGGGACAAGCCGGCGGTACGCCGACGCGCGGTCCTGTGCCTGGCGCCGTTCGAGGGTCCGGAGGTCGACGCCGCGTTCGCCCGGGCCCGCGAGGACCGCGATCGTCAGGTCCGCGACGCGGTGGACGAGTTGCTCGGGCCCCTGGACTGA
- a CDS encoding GNAT family N-acetyltransferase, producing MSASPLRTERTILLPLSANDLDEVGALYGDEDVMAYVDGGVRTRDQTKSALAAAERCWKAEGWGLWAIRDAETGGLIGEAGLQHLFDVDGAPVEFGFTLSKRHWGKGLATEAGHVILADAWERYTGDLIHAITDPENTASARVLNKLGFRQVEARLIHGESQLLWEIQRLR from the coding sequence GTGAGCGCATCACCGCTGCGAACCGAACGGACGATTCTCCTGCCGCTCAGTGCCAACGACCTCGACGAGGTCGGGGCGCTCTACGGCGACGAGGACGTCATGGCCTACGTCGACGGCGGCGTGCGCACCCGTGATCAGACCAAGTCCGCCCTCGCGGCCGCCGAACGTTGCTGGAAGGCCGAGGGCTGGGGCCTGTGGGCGATCCGCGATGCCGAGACCGGCGGACTGATCGGCGAGGCCGGTCTCCAGCACCTGTTCGATGTCGACGGCGCGCCGGTCGAGTTCGGCTTCACGCTGTCGAAGCGGCACTGGGGCAAGGGACTCGCCACCGAGGCGGGCCACGTGATCCTGGCGGACGCATGGGAGCGCTACACCGGCGACCTGATCCACGCCATCACCGACCCCGAGAACACCGCCAGCGCCCGCGTCCTGAACAAGCTCGGCTTCCGCCAGGTCGAGGCGCGCCTGATCCACGGCGAATCGCAGCTGTTGTGGGAAATCCAGCGCCTTCGGTAA